In one Erinaceus europaeus chromosome 3, mEriEur2.1, whole genome shotgun sequence genomic region, the following are encoded:
- the CGREF1 gene encoding cell growth regulator with EF hand domain protein 1 encodes MFPWTVRILVLLLPLSQAAPKDGAIRLDPEVPNPFQQRGPEQLRFLQSYLKKLDRMEQEPESLSWEQVLLCMIALYDYDQNGQLDGLELMAMMPVVLAQGAAASHTANPVVLAVDKVLETQDLDGDGLVTPTELISLPGQAPRNTEPRELPEPHGVGGQAPLAEAQEAPNPQEQAGAQVGAGREFLEPLQEAQGQREAGEAPSLAGESWVQAEALNVREEAGPPGGTLDAMPSPQELEVHAIQVENDEM; translated from the exons gttggATCCCGAAGTGCCCAACCCCTTCCAGCAGCGGGGCCCGGAGCAGCTACG GTTCCTGCAGAGCTACCTGAAGAAGCTGGACAGGATGGAGCAGGAGCCTGAGAGCCTGAGCTGGGAGCAGG TCCTCCTCTGCATGATTGCCCTGTACGACTACGACCAGAACGGCCAGCTGGACGGCCTGGAGCTGATGGCCATGATGCCCGTGGTACTGGCCCAGGGGGCCGCTGCCTCACACACTGCCAACCCG GTGGTCCTGGCGGTGGACAAGGTGCTGGAGACCCAGGACCTGGATGGGGATGGACTGGTGACCCCCACCGAGCTCATCAGCCTCCCAGGACAGGCCCCAAGGAACACCGAGCCCAGAGAGCTGCCAGAGCCGCACGGTGTTGGGGGACAGGCCCCACTAGCTGAAGCACAGGAAGCCCCAAATCCCCAAGAACAAGCAGGggcacaggtgggggctggaagggAGTTCTTGGAACCTTTACAGGAGGCCCAGGGCCAGAGGGAGGCTGGAGAAGCCCCCAGCCTGGCTGGGGAGTCCTGGGTCCAGGCAGAGGCTCTGAATGTGAGGGAGGAGGCAGGTCCTCCGGGGGGCACTCTGGACGCCAtgcccagcccacaggagctggaggTTCATGCCATCCAGGTGGAGAATGACGAGATGTAG